In the genome of Bradyrhizobium sp. CB3481, the window AAAGGATTTCCACGATGCCCATCACCACGGACGCCACTTATATTCTGCCCGAGGATTCCGCTGGCGCCGCGCTGATGGGGCGGATCTGGCGTCCCGATCTGGCTGGCCCGTCGGTGGTGGCAATCCGCCAGGAGGGCGTTTTCGACGTCACCGATGAATTCCCGACCGCCAGCCAATTGGCGGCCGCCGCCGATCCGGCCAAGGCGCTCCGCGCGGCGCGCGGTGAGCGGGTCGGCGCGCTGCAGGATCTCCTGAACAACACGCCGCCGGACACCCGCGATCCGACCAAGCCATGGCTGCTGGCCCCGATCGACCTGCAGGTGATCAAGGCGGCCGGCGTCACATTCGCCGTGTCGATGCTGGAGCGCGTCATCGAGGAGCGGGCGCGCGGCAATCCCGATTCGGCGGAAGCGATCCGCGCCGAAGTGACGCGGATTGTCGGCACCGACCTGTCGCAGTTGAAGCCGGGCTCGGCCGAAGCACAGCATGTCAAGGACGTGCTGGTCTCCCAGAATGCCTGGAGCCAGTATCTCGAAGTCGGGATCGGTCCGGATGCCGAGGTGTTCACCAAGGCACCCGTTCTTTCCGCCGTCGGCACCTGCGTCGATGCGGGACTGCATCCAAAATCGACTTGGAATAATCCGGAGCCGGAGGTGGTGCTGGTGGTGACGAGCGACGGCCGTATCGTCGGCGCGACGCTCGGCAATGACGTCAATCTGCGCGACTTCGAGGGTCGCTCGGCGCTGCTGCTGTCCAAGGCCAAGGACAACAACGCCTCCTGCGCCATCGGGCCGTTCGTGCGGTTCTTCGATGAAGGCTTCACGCTCGACGACATCAGGAAGATGGAGATCACGCTGGAGGTGAAGGGGCCGGAAGGCTTTGTCCTGCACGGCGCATCCTCGCTGACCCAGATCAGCCGCGATCCCGCCGACATCGTCGGGCAGACCATCAACGAGAACCATCAATATCCCGATGGCTTCGTGTTGTTCCTCGGCACCATGTTCGCCCCGATCCAGGACCGTTTCGCGAAGGGGCAGGGCTTCACGCACGTCGAGAATGATCTGGTGACGGTCGCGACGCCGAAGCTCGGCCGGCTGACCAACCGCATGCGTCACAGCGGCGATTGCGAGCCCTGGAAGTTCGGCCTGACCGAGCTGTTCGCCGCCTTGATGCGCCGCAAGGGTGCCGGGCGATAAGCGGGAGGCGTTCCGAGCATGGCGAAAATCAGGATCGGCCTCGTCGGCTGCGGCTTCGTGTCCGAGCTGCACATGCACGCCTACCAGCGCGTTTACGGCGTGAATGTCGAAGTCCGGGCGGTCGCGGCGAGAGGCGATCATGTGGTCGAGTTCGCGCGCCGTCACCAGATCGCGACGGCGTATCGCAGCTTTGGTGACCTGATCGCCGACGCTGAGATCGACGTCATCGACATCTGCACGCCACCCAATCTGCACGCGTCGATGATCGTTGGCGCCATGCAGGCCGGCAAGCATGTGATCTGCGAAAAGCCGTTCGCCGGTTATTTCGGGCGCGATGGCGACATGGCGCCGATCGGCAAGCATGTGCCGAAGGCGTTGATGTACGAGCGGGTGCTGGAGGAGATGGAAGCAACCCGCGCGGCGATCGCAAAGACTGGCATGCTCTTCATGTATGCGGAGGATTGGATCTACGCGCCGGCGATCACCAAGACGGCCGAGATGCTGAGAGCCACCAAGGACAAGGTCCTGTTCATGAAGGGCGAGGAGAGCCACTCCGGCTCGCATGCGGCGCACGCCGCGCAATGGGCGATGACCGGCGGCGGCTCGCTGATCCGGATGGGATGCCATCCGCTTTCGGCCGTGCTCTATCTCAAGCAGGTCGAGGCCACGGCGCGCGGTGAGACGATTGGCGTTACCGGCGTCACCTGCGACGTCGGCAATGTGGCGGCGTGCCTGCGTCCGGATGAGCGCGGCGTCATCAAGTCAAACCCGGTCGACGTCGAAGACTGGGGCGTGCTGACGGTCACTTTCTCCGACGGCACCAAGGCGACGGTGTTTTCCGGCGACATGATCGCAGGCGGCGTGCGCAATCTGATCGAGACCTATACCAGCGGCGGCGCCCTGTTTGCCAACATCACGCCGAACACGCACATGATGAGCTATCAGACCAGCGAGGAGAAGCTCGCCAGCGTCTACATCACCGAGAAGGTCGACCGCAAAACCGGCTGGCAGTATGTCTGCCTCGAAGAGGAATGGACGCGCGGCTACACGCAGGAAATCCAGGACTTTATGGAATGCGTCGCCACGGGCCGGCAACCGCTTTCGGATCTGGCGCTGGCCTTCGAGACGATCAGGGTGAATTACGCGGGGTATTGGGCGGCGGAGGAGGGCAGGCGCGTTGCGCTGTGAGGGCGCTGTCGGTGGCCTCGTGGTTCGAGACGCGCGGCGTGGCCGCGCTCCTCACCATGAGGGTCTGGCAGCTTGCGCGATGGGAGACCTCATCCTGAGGAGCATCGCGAAAGCGATGCGTCTCGAAGGATGAAGCCTCGAACCGTAAGCCTAAGCCGCGTACACCGACGATTTCGGCAGCGGGAAGACCGGGTCCTGCGTCCTGATGCTGGTCGGCCAGACCACTGAAATATGCTCGCCGGCATTTTGCATCACGACGGGGGTCGAGCGCTCGTTCTGGCCGGAGAGCGGCGTGCCGGGCCGATAGAATTTTACGCCGTAGCCCTGGATGGTGCCGCCCACGGGGATATCGACGTCGAGCGCCGCCTTGCGGACCGCTTCGGGATCGAAGCCGCCGTATTTCTCCTTGGCGACGGGCAGCACGTTGTTGAGCAGGACCCAGGTCTGGTTGAAGCCCATCGAACAGTGCGGCGGCACATCCGTCGCGCTGGTCTTCTCCTTGTAACGCGCCACCATGGTCTTGGTGAGATCGCCGATGCCGGGCGCGAGCTTGGCAGGATCGAGCAGTTGTGCCGGCACCGGATCGATGTTGCAGAAATTGTCGATGTCGGCGGCGAAGGTTGCCCGCAGCTTGTCGAGCTGGCTGTAGCCCGCGCCGGCGCCGAACAGCATCTTGAACTTGAGGCCGTTCTCGCGAGCCTGGCGCAGGAACAGGGTGATGTCGGGATTGTATCCCGCATGCGAGATCACGTCGGCCCGTGCGCGCTTGATCTTGGTCACCAAGACCGAAAGGTCGGGCGCAGACGCCGAATAACCTTCCTTGAGCACGACCTGCAGCCCTGCCTCCTTGGCATAGGCTTCATCAGCGGCGGCAACGCCGACGCCGTAGGGACCGTCCTCGTGGATCAGCGCGACCTTGACCTCCTTCGGCTCCATGCCGAGCTTGGCCTTGGCGTGCTCGTTGAGGAAGCTCGCAAACGCCTGGCCGTACTGATCGGAATGAATCTGCGCGCGGAAGACGTATTGCAGGTTCTTGTCCTTGAACACGGCGGTCGAAACCGCGGTCGTGATCCAGAGGATCTTCTTCTGCTGCTCGACCTTGGCTGCGAGCGGTACGGCGTGCGAACTCGCATAGACGCCGTTGATGATATCGATCTTCTCCTGATCGATCAGGCGATTGGCTTCATTGATCGCAACGTCGGGCTTGCTCTGCGAGTCGGCGGCGACAGGAGCGACCTTGTACTTGCCGCCGATGCCGCCTTTTTCGTTGACGAGATCGATGGCAATCTGCGCGCCGATCGAGGAGGCGACCGATCCGCCGGCGGCAAAGGGGCCGGTCAGGTCGTAGATCAGGCCGATGCGTACCGTCTCGGCTTGCGCCTGCGCGCGTCTCCAATCGAGGGTGAAAGCGGCGGCGGCAGCCGCGGAAGTCTTCAGCAGCGTCCTGCGTGAAGTCGACATCGTGTTTCCTCCCACTGGTTTTTTATTATCGCCGGGACCGGTTCTGCCGGTTTTCGGTCAAGTATTTGGACAATGCGGAAGGAAGTCAACCAGCGCCGGGCTCACGGGGCGGCGGTGGAATGCGCTGCGAAGCAGGCAGGCCCATCAACTAAAGTCGGATGGCGCGCGGAAGCGCCACCCAATCGTCGCAACACGAAGAAAGCCGTGCGTGTGCCGGAGATTTCGCACGCCGCCTATCACGCGCCGGCGGCTGCGGCATGCTGCGCCGCCATTTCATTGTCGGCCGCGTTGATGCGCTGGTAGGCGGGGCGCGAGGTGATGCGCTCGGCATAGCGCACGAACACGTCCTTCTTCGGCACCAGGCCGAACGTTATCGTCCAGCTGAAGGCAACGCCCCAGAGAATGTCGGCCGCGGTGATGCGGTCGCCGAGCAGATAGGGGCCTTTGGAAAGCTGCGCCTCGAGCGCGCCGAGCATGGTCTCGTAGTCCGAATAGGGCGATTGCGTCACCGGAGCTGGCGGGTGATTCATGAACTTGTCGATCAGGGCCGGCTCAAAGGACGCGCCGTAATAGGCGATCCAGCGCAAATAAGGCCCGCGCCTGGGATCGTCGAGCGCCGGCGCCAGGCCGGCTCCGGGAAACAGGTCGGCGAGATAGATGTAGATCGCGACCTGCTCCGTCACCAGCGCCTCGCCATGGCGGATCGCCGGCACTTTGCCGAGCGGGTTGACAGCGAGATAGCCGGGCTGCCGCTGCTCGCCCGCCTTCATGTTGAGAACATGGAGATCGTAGGGGGCTCCCAGTTCTTCCAGCAACACCCGCGTGCCCGTGGCGCGTGTCTGGGGCGAATAATACAGGGTGATGCGGTCGGATTTGGTCATCGGCGGTCTCCTTAAGCTGCCTTCGGTCGGGCCCCTTCTATGCCAGCCCATACCTGACATCCTGTGTCAGGTATGGTTTAAGGGGCCATGCGCGCGAGCCGATTGCTTTCCATCCTCACCACCCTGCAGGCCCGGGGGCGGATCACCGCGCCCGAGCTGGCGGAAGCCTGCGAGGTATCGGTCCGCACCATCTATCGGGACATCGATGCGCTCGCGGCCGCCGGCATCCCTGTCTACGCGGACCGCGGCGCGGAAGGCGGCTACCGCCTGCTCGACGGCTACCGCGTGCGGCTGAACGGATTGTCGCCGCCGGAGGCCGAAGCGCTGTTCATGGCGGGACTGCCGGGCCCTGCCGCTGCGCTTGGTCTCGATGCGGCGATGATGGCGGCGCAGAACAAGGTGATGGCGGCGCTGCCGGCGAACTTGCGCGAAAACGCCGGGCGCATGCAGGAGCGTTTCTATCTCGACGCGCCAAGCTGGTTCGGCGAGGCCGAGGAGCCAGTGCATCTGCGCGCGATTGCGGGCGCGCTATTGCGCGAACGTCTCATCAAGATTCGCTATCGGAGCTGGCGGGCGGAAAAGCAGCGCCGCGTCGCACCGCTCGGCCTCGTGCTGAAAGGCGGCAGCTGGTATCTCGCCGGCAGTGTCGATGGCAGCGTGCGCACCTACCGTGTCGCGCGGATTCTGGATTGCAGCGTTCTGGATGAACCTTTCGTCCGCCCCACAGATTTCGATCTCGCCGCCTATTGGCAGGCCGCGACGCTGCGGCTCGAGGCCGAACTCCATCCGAGCACCGTCACCCTGCGGCTGTCACCGTTTGGCGTCAAACTGCTCAATGCCTTGAGCCCGCCTTATGTAAAGGCGCGCATGCGTATCGAAGACGCTCCCGATAGCGACGGCTGGCGCATCGCCGTGCTCCCGATCGGAAAGACCGTATGGCATGCGGCAACCGAGCTGCTGCGTTTCGGCGCCGAGGCGGAGGTGCTGGAGCCGGCCGAGCTGCGCGAGAAGATGGCGGAGATCGCGCAGGCGATGGCCGCGCGCTATCACGGTGGAAGGGCTGCTGGACCAGCGTCGGAGAGCCTCGCGCCGCCGATCGCATCGAGCTGACCGAAGCAGCCAAAAGCATGATGATTTTTGGCTAGATCGATTTGGCCGGAGACGGTGCTTCACCTCTCCCGCTTGCGGGGGAGGTCGGCGCGAAGCGCCGGGTGGGGGCTCTCTCCACTCGGGCAGTGTCGCGTGCGGAGACACCCCCACCCCAACCCTCCCCCGCAAGCGGGAGAGGGGGCGCACCTTCTTCGTGGTCGCAATCAAACCTAATTCCATCAAGTTCTAGCGCCGCAAAGCCGTCTCGGGAATGGCGCGGCGTACCACCTCGCGCATCGCAAAGCTGGAATGGATGCGCGCCACACCGGGCATGCGTGAAAGATGCTGCTTGTGGATGCGCTCGAAATCCGCGATGTCGCGGGCAATCACCTGCAAATGATAATCGTCGCTGCCCGACATCAGGTGGCAGGACACGACGTCGGGGCAGCGCGCGATGGCGGCTTCGAACGCGGCGAGGTAGTCCTCGCTCTGCTTTTCCAGCGTGATAGTGACGACAACGGTCGTGACCAGCCCGAGCGCGGTCGGTTCGAGATCGGCGCGATAGCCCCGGATGATCCCACTTTCCTCGAGCTGACGGATGCGGCGCGCGCAGGCCGTTGGCGATAGGCCGACCTTTTCGGCGAGCTCGATCTGGCTTGCCCGGGCGTCGGCGAGCAGCTCGCTTAGAATCCGTAAATCAATGCGATCCAGCTCGGTCACGCCATAAATCGCTAATTTGTGCGGCTATGGCGCAGAGTATATGCGCAAAATGCGGCCGGCAAGACGTAATTCGCAGAGAAGCGTTACTTGTTCAGACGTAGTTTATTCCTAGCCGGACAATCCGACAGAAGGAGCAAACCCATGCGGATCGGCGTGCCCAAGGAAATCAAGATCGAGGAATATCGCGTCGGTCTGACGCCGGCCTCGGTGCGGGAATATGTGACGCAGGGGCACGAGGTGATCGTCGAACAGGGCGCCGGGGCCGGCATCGGGGCAGGCGATGATGTCTACCGTTCGGCCGGCGCAGGGATCGTGGATACATCAGCGGAGATTTTTGCGACTGCCGACATGGTGGTCAAGGTCAAGGAGCCGCAGTCGGTGGAATGGCGCCAGCTCCGCGAGAACCAGATTCTTTTCACGTACCTGCATCTCGCACCGGATGCCCAGCAGACCAAGGGGCTCGCTGCATCCGGCTGCACCGCGGTTGCCTATGAGACGGTGACGGATGCCCATGGCGGGCTGCCTTTGCTGGCGCCGATGAGCGAAGTGGCGGGGCGGCTGGCGATCGAGGCGGCCGGCGCGGCGCTGCGGAAATCGGCCGACGGCATGGGCAAGCTGATCGGCGGCGTGCCGGGCGTCGCGCCGAGCCGGATTGCGGTGATCGGCGGCGGCGTGGTCGGCACGCATGCGGCGCGAATGGCGGCTGGCCTCGGCGCCGACATCCTCATCCTCGACCGCTCGCTGCCGCGGCTTCGTATTCTTGACGAGATGTTCCAGGGGCGCGTTCGCACCCGCTACGCGACGCTGGAGGCGATCGAGGAAGAGGTGATCGCGGCGGACGTCGTGATCGGCGCCGTGCTGGTGCCGGGCGCCAGCGCGCCAAAACTCGTCTCGCGCGCACAACTCGGCCGCATGAAACGCCGCGCTGTGCTGGTCGACGTTGCGATCGACCAGGGCGGCTGCTTCGAGACGTCGCGGCCGACCACGCATCAGGCGCCGACCTATCTCGTCGACGAGATCGTGCACTATTGCGTCGCTAACATGCCCGGTGCGGTGCCGGTGACGTCGAGCCATGCGCTCAACAATGCCACGCTGCCGTTCGGCCTCGCGCTGGCGGGGAAGGGCATCCGCGCGCTGATCGAGGATCCGCATCTACGCGCCGGCGTCAACGTCCACCGTGGACAGATCACCAATCGCGCGGTGGCCGACAGCCAGAATTTGCCTGCGGCGGAGCCTGAGACGATTCTGGCGGCTTGAAGATCAGACCTGACGGATCACCCGCTCCGCGCATTTCAGAAAATTGCGGACGAGCGGATTGAGCGAATCCCTCCGCCAGCAAACCGCGACGTCCATGGCATCGTCGGCATCGAGGAAGGGCCTGAACACGACGCCGGTCGGGGCGCCGAGCTGGGAGCACGCGGGAACGATCGCCATGCCTTCTCCGGCAAGGACGAGGCTGAGCGCCGAATGCACCGTCTCCACCCGGTTCGCGACGGGCATGCTGACCTGATGCCGCCTCAGGAGTGAGGTGACAACGGATGTCGCGGGGTCTTCGGCAGGCCAGGGCAGGCTGATCAGCGGACGGCCCTGCAGCTTCTTCACCGGCACCGCCGCCCCGCGCGCGAGTTGCGAACCGGCCGGCATCGCCAGCATCAACCGCTGCTTCCCGATCGTGGATACTTCGATCTCGCTGTGGCGAATGGCCGGCATGCACAGCGCAACCGTCACGCTGTGATCGAGCAGCCGCGCCTCGCGCGTCGAGGCGCTCAGTTCGATGAACTCAAGATCGACCTTGGGAAGGGACCTTCGCAGCTCTGGAACGAGCCTTGGCAATACGGCGTGGGCGAGCGCGAACATGTAGCCGACCGATAGTCTTCCATGGCGTCCCGCCGCCACCGCGCGGGCGGTCTCAAAACCCTCGGCCGCCAGCGCCAGCGCCTCGCGTGCGCGCGACAGCAAGGCGCGGCCGGCGGCGGTCAGCTCCATGCCCCGCGCCCCGCGGCGAAACAGCGAGGTGCCGACTTCCGCTTCCAGTTTGCGGATCTGCACCGACAGCGGCGGTTGCGCCATGCGCAGACGTACGGCCGCCTGGGCGACGCTGCGCTCTTCGGCGACGGCAACGAAATAGCGGAGACGCCGGAGGTCCATTTTTGCTATACCGATCTCGTATAGCTCGGTTGTGCGATGGTATTGGACGGAAAGTCAATCCGAATGTCATCCTCCCGTCGTCGACGCCACCTCGGAGCTTGAGGCCCATGACTGACGAACTGTGCTTTCTGCCGGCCAGCGAGCTCCGCACACGGATCGCCCGCAAGCAGGTTTCGCCGGTCGAGATTATCAATGCCGTGCTGGCGCGCGCCGAGCGGCTGCAGGGCGAATTGAACTGCTTCATCACGCTGTGCGGCGATGAGGCGATGGCCGAGGCGAGGAAGGCGGAGCAGGAGGTTATGGCCGGCGGGCCGCTGCCGCTTCTGCACGGCATTCCCTACACCGTGAAGGATCTCGTCAACACCAGGGGTGTGCGAACGACGTTCGGCGCGGTGCCCTACAAGGACAACGTTCCTGACCATGATGCGGTCGCGGTGGCGCGAATGCGGGCAGCCGGTGTCATCCTGATAGGCAAGACCACGACGCCGGAGTTCGGCACCAAGTGCCTGACGGATTCGCCGCTGTTCGGCCGCACGCGCAATGCCTGGAATGCGACACGCTCCAGCGGTGGTTCGAGCGGAGGTGCGGCGGTTGCGGTTGCCAGCGGCATCGCGCCGCTGGCCATCGCAACCGATGGCGGTGGCTCGACGCGGATTCCGGCCGCTTGCAACGGCGTGGTCGGGTTGAAGCAAAGCAACGGCGTCATTCCGCACAGCCAGGTGCAGGATGCGTTCGGCAATCAGACCTATGTGACTCCGACAACGCGCACCGTCGCGGACACCGCCTTGATGATGCAGGCGATGTCGGGAGAGGACGCTTCCGATCCGTGGTCGATCGGAGTCCCGCCCGGGAATTTTGTCGAGGGATCGGCGCCGAACGGCGACCTGCGCGGGCGCAAAATTGCGTTCTGCCTCGCGCCGCTGGGACGGCCGGTCGCGGCCGATGTCGCCGCCGCATTCAAGGTCGCGCTGACCAGGCTGGAAGCGCTCGGGGCCGAAATCGAGGAAATGTCCGCCGAAGGATTTGAGATCGAGCCGATTTGGCGCGCCATCAACCACACCGCCTGGCGTGCGCGGTTCGAGAAGCTTGCGGCCGATCATGGCGAGGTGCTCAGCGAGACCTTCATGAAGCAACTGGCGCTGGCGACCAAGGTCAGCGGTGTTGACTATCAGCAGGCGATGTTTGACCGTACCGCGCTGTTCCGGCGGATTCAGACATTGCTGCAGAGGTTCGACATTCTCGCGATGCCTGCCATCACCCGCACCGCGCTTCCGATCGATCAGGACCTGTTCGGCACGATCGAAATCGACGGCCGGGTGTTCAGTGACGTGCGGCCGAGCTGGTTTCCCTGGACCATGCCGTTCAACATGACCGGCCATCCTGCGGTCAGTCTGCCCTGCGGCTTTGGCGCTGATGGCCTGCCGGTTGCGATCCAGCTGGTCGGGAAATTCCGCGGGGACGTCGAATTGCTGCGGGTCAGTGCGCTGTTCGAGGCCTCGCAAGATATTCTCGGCCGTTGGCCGAATTTCGCCTGATATTGCAGATGTGGCTGTTGCCAGCTTGAAAGGATCAGGGACTTGAGCGTCTTCATCTTGCGCCGCTTTCTGACGCTGATCGCGACGCTCTTCGGCGCGTCGCTGATCATCTTCCTGGTGCTGGATGCCTTGCCCGGCAATGCCGCGCAGATGCTGATGGGCGCCGACGCCTCGCCCGACGCCGTCCGCGCGATGACGATCAAGCTCGGGCTCGATCAGCCGCTCTATTATCGCTACTTCCACTGGATCGCGGGCATGCTGACAGGCGATCTCGGCAACAGCTATGTCTATGGCACGCCTGTTGCAGCATTGATCGCGGAGCGTCTTACGCTGACAATTCCTCTGGCGATCATGTCCATGTCCATGACGGTCGTGCTGGCGCTTGCGGCCGGCATCTATACGGCGGCAAACCACAACAAGCTCGGCGATGTCGGCGTGATGTCGCTGACGCAGTTCGGCATCGCTCTTCCGAACTTCTGGTTCGCCATCCTGCTGATCCTGCTGTTTGCGGTGAAGCTGCAATGGCTCTCGGCCGGCGGATTTGCGGGATGGGACGACAGCATCATCGCCGGAATCAAGTCGCTGCTGCTCCCGGCGATCTCGCTGTCGGTGGTGCAGGCGGCGATCCTGGCGCGCGTCACGCGCTCGGCGGTGCTGGAGGTGCTGCGCGAGGATTTCGTGCGCACGGCGCGCGCCAAGGGCCTCAGCAAGCGCGACGTGTTATGGCGGCACGTGCTGCGCAATGCGATGATTCCCGTCATGACGATCATGGGCCTGCAATTCGCCAATCTTCTGGCAGGCACGATCGTGATCGAGAACGTGTTCTATCTGCCGGGGCTTGGCCGGCTGATCTTCCAGTCGATCGCCAACCGCGATCTGATCGTGGTGCGCAACTGTGTGATGCTGCTTGCAGGCATCGTCGTCATCGTCAATTTCGTGGTCGACGTGCTCTATGCGTTCATCGATCCGCGCATCAAGGTGCATAACCTATGAGCACCCCGAGCGTTCCGATCGATGGTGGTACGGTTACCGTGGGTTCGCGGCCTGCGACCGGCTTCTGGCGCCGTGCGCTGCGCCATCGCAGCTTTGTCGTTGGCGGCACCCTCAGCATGATGGTGCTGTGCGCCGCCTTGCTGTCGCTGGTCTGGACGCCGTGGTCGGCCTATGAGATCGACATGACCGCCAAGCTCAAGCCGCCATCGGCCGCGCACTGGCTCGGCACCGATGTGCTGGGCCGCGATATCGTCTCGCTGCTGCTGGTCGGCGCTCGCTCCACCATCATGGTCGGCGTCATCGCCGTCAGCATCGGCCTTACCTTCGGGGTGTGCCTCGGGCTGATCGCCGCGGCGCGCAAGGGCTGGACCGAAGAGCTCATCATGCGGATGAGCGACTTCACCTTCGCATTTCCGGCCGTGCTCTCTGCGATCATGCTAGCGGCCGTCGCCGGGCCGGGCATGGTGACCTCGATCATCGCGATCGGCATTTTCCAGATTCCGACCCTGGTGCGGCTGACCCGTGGCTCCGCGAATGCGATCTGGGCGCGGGAATTCGTGCTGGCCGCGCGCGCCTCGGGCAAGGGCGGTTTTCGCATCACCATCGAGCATGTGCTGCCGAATGTGCTGCCGATCCTGATCGTGCAGGCGACGATCCAGTTCGCGCTCGCCATCCTCGCCGAGGCGGCGCTGTCCTATCTCGGGCTCGGCACGCAGCCGCCGCAGCCGTCCTGGGGGCGCATGCTGAATGACGCGCAGACGCTGCTGTTCCAGTCGCCGATGCTCGCGGTCTACCCGGGTGCTGCGATTGCGGTCGCCGTGCTTGGCCTCAATCTGCTCGGCGACGGGTTGCGCGATCTGCTCGATCCCCGGCTGGCGCGGGAGCGTTGAACATGAGCGGATCGACCAACGCCCCCTTGATCGAAGTCAGCGATCTCGGTGTCAGGCTCAACACCAGCCGCGGTCCCGCTCAGGCCGTTCGCGGCGTCAGCTTCTCGCTGAAGTGCGGCGAGACGCTCGGGCTCGTCGGCGAGTCCGGCTGCGGCAAGTCCGTCACCGCGCTGGCGCTGATGGGCCTGTTGCCCGACAGCGCCGTCGTCAGCGGCAGCATTCGCCTCGACGGCAGCGAACTGGTGGGCCTGTCCGATGCGAGTTATTGCAAGTTGCGCGGCAACCGCATCAGCATGATCTTCCAGGAGCCGATGACGGCGCTCAACCCGATGCACACGATCGGCCGCCAGGTGGCCGAGCCGCTGCGGCGCCACACCAATTGCTCGGCGGGAGAAGCGCGCAAGGAAGCCATTGCCTTACTCGATCGTGTTGGGCTTCCCGATGCGGCGAAACGGGTCGATGCCTATCCGCATCAATTCTCCGGCGGCCAGCGCCAGCGCATCACCATTGCCATGGCGCTAGCCTGCCAACCTGACGTCTTGATCGCCGACGAGCCGACCACGGCGCTCGACGTCACCATCCAGGGTCAGATCCTCGACCTGATCGCCGATCTCGTTGCCGAGCGCGGCATGTCGATGATCCTGATCTCGCACGATCTCGGCGTGATCGCCGAGAATGTGCAGCGCATGATGGTGATGTATGGCGGCACCGTTGTCGAAAGTGGCGCAACCCATGCCGTGTTCACGCGGATGGGGCATCCATATACGCAAGGCCTGTTCCGCGCCCGGCCGCGCCTTGGCGCGCGCAAGGGTACCAGGCTGCAGACCATCGCCGGCACTGTGCCCGAATTGGCCGATCTGCCTGCGGGATGCACCTTCGCCGACCGCTGCGCGATCGTCGAGGACCGCTGTCGCGCAGCGCTGCCGGCCGCAGTCGACGTCGGCGGCGGCCATGGCGTGCGTTGTATCCGCACGGATGTTTCAATGGCCGAACGAGTCGGAGCGGTGGGAGCATGACCATGCTGGACGAGGGGCTGGCGGCCATGGAGCAGCCGCTGCTCGATGTCAGGGATCTGGAGCAACGTTACACGCTGCCGCGCGAAAGCATGTTCAAGCCGGCGGCGCAGGTGCATGCACTCAACGGCGTCACCGCGCAGGTGATGGCTGGCAAGAGCCTCGGCGTGGTCGGGGAGTCCGGCTCGGGGAAATCGACCTTCGCACGGCTGGTGATGGCGCTGGAACGGCCGTCGTCAGGCTCGGTGTCGCTGATGGGGCGCGACCTCAACCGGCTGCCGGCCGATGAGCTTCGCCGCGCCCGGCGGGATTTCCAGATGGTGTTTCAGGACCCCTATGGATCGCTGGACCCGCGGCAGACCATTGCGCGCATCGTCGCCGAGCC includes:
- the ald gene encoding alanine dehydrogenase; translated protein: MRIGVPKEIKIEEYRVGLTPASVREYVTQGHEVIVEQGAGAGIGAGDDVYRSAGAGIVDTSAEIFATADMVVKVKEPQSVEWRQLRENQILFTYLHLAPDAQQTKGLAASGCTAVAYETVTDAHGGLPLLAPMSEVAGRLAIEAAGAALRKSADGMGKLIGGVPGVAPSRIAVIGGGVVGTHAARMAAGLGADILILDRSLPRLRILDEMFQGRVRTRYATLEAIEEEVIAADVVIGAVLVPGASAPKLVSRAQLGRMKRRAVLVDVAIDQGGCFETSRPTTHQAPTYLVDEIVHYCVANMPGAVPVTSSHALNNATLPFGLALAGKGIRALIEDPHLRAGVNVHRGQITNRAVADSQNLPAAEPETILAA
- a CDS encoding ABC transporter permease, producing MSTPSVPIDGGTVTVGSRPATGFWRRALRHRSFVVGGTLSMMVLCAALLSLVWTPWSAYEIDMTAKLKPPSAAHWLGTDVLGRDIVSLLLVGARSTIMVGVIAVSIGLTFGVCLGLIAAARKGWTEELIMRMSDFTFAFPAVLSAIMLAAVAGPGMVTSIIAIGIFQIPTLVRLTRGSANAIWAREFVLAARASGKGGFRITIEHVLPNVLPILIVQATIQFALAILAEAALSYLGLGTQPPQPSWGRMLNDAQTLLFQSPMLAVYPGAAIAVAVLGLNLLGDGLRDLLDPRLARER
- a CDS encoding amidase, which gives rise to MTDELCFLPASELRTRIARKQVSPVEIINAVLARAERLQGELNCFITLCGDEAMAEARKAEQEVMAGGPLPLLHGIPYTVKDLVNTRGVRTTFGAVPYKDNVPDHDAVAVARMRAAGVILIGKTTTPEFGTKCLTDSPLFGRTRNAWNATRSSGGSSGGAAVAVASGIAPLAIATDGGGSTRIPAACNGVVGLKQSNGVIPHSQVQDAFGNQTYVTPTTRTVADTALMMQAMSGEDASDPWSIGVPPGNFVEGSAPNGDLRGRKIAFCLAPLGRPVAADVAAAFKVALTRLEALGAEIEEMSAEGFEIEPIWRAINHTAWRARFEKLAADHGEVLSETFMKQLALATKVSGVDYQQAMFDRTALFRRIQTLLQRFDILAMPAITRTALPIDQDLFGTIEIDGRVFSDVRPSWFPWTMPFNMTGHPAVSLPCGFGADGLPVAIQLVGKFRGDVELLRVSALFEASQDILGRWPNFA
- a CDS encoding LysR family transcriptional regulator, which produces MDLRRLRYFVAVAEERSVAQAAVRLRMAQPPLSVQIRKLEAEVGTSLFRRGARGMELTAAGRALLSRAREALALAAEGFETARAVAAGRHGRLSVGYMFALAHAVLPRLVPELRRSLPKVDLEFIELSASTREARLLDHSVTVALCMPAIRHSEIEVSTIGKQRLMLAMPAGSQLARGAAVPVKKLQGRPLISLPWPAEDPATSVVTSLLRRHQVSMPVANRVETVHSALSLVLAGEGMAIVPACSQLGAPTGVVFRPFLDADDAMDVAVCWRRDSLNPLVRNFLKCAERVIRQV
- a CDS encoding ABC transporter permease, giving the protein MSVFILRRFLTLIATLFGASLIIFLVLDALPGNAAQMLMGADASPDAVRAMTIKLGLDQPLYYRYFHWIAGMLTGDLGNSYVYGTPVAALIAERLTLTIPLAIMSMSMTVVLALAAGIYTAANHNKLGDVGVMSLTQFGIALPNFWFAILLILLFAVKLQWLSAGGFAGWDDSIIAGIKSLLLPAISLSVVQAAILARVTRSAVLEVLREDFVRTARAKGLSKRDVLWRHVLRNAMIPVMTIMGLQFANLLAGTIVIENVFYLPGLGRLIFQSIANRDLIVVRNCVMLLAGIVVIVNFVVDVLYAFIDPRIKVHNL
- a CDS encoding ABC transporter ATP-binding protein; translated protein: MSGSTNAPLIEVSDLGVRLNTSRGPAQAVRGVSFSLKCGETLGLVGESGCGKSVTALALMGLLPDSAVVSGSIRLDGSELVGLSDASYCKLRGNRISMIFQEPMTALNPMHTIGRQVAEPLRRHTNCSAGEARKEAIALLDRVGLPDAAKRVDAYPHQFSGGQRQRITIAMALACQPDVLIADEPTTALDVTIQGQILDLIADLVAERGMSMILISHDLGVIAENVQRMMVMYGGTVVESGATHAVFTRMGHPYTQGLFRARPRLGARKGTRLQTIAGTVPELADLPAGCTFADRCAIVEDRCRAALPAAVDVGGGHGVRCIRTDVSMAERVGAVGA